TTCGGAAATGACCTGGTTTACAGTAACCGCCAACTATCTCTACCACTTCAACGGCGGAGGTGAAAAACTGAACACCGGGGGTGGCGCGCCCTACTTCGTCATCGGATCGGGATTTTACCACTACAACAACGAAATCAGCGGATTAATTTACCCCGGACAGAGCGGCACGCTGGACACCAATTTGATACAGCGCCCCGAATCAGATGTTCGCACGGCTCTGGGTGTAAACGCCGGTGTGGGCGTAGAATACTTCGCCTCTCAGAATTTTGCGTTTGACCTTCGGGCACAATACCACGTCATCTGGGGTCATGTGCGACCCCTCGAAGCCTGGGGCTTACAAGAGGCATTCCCATTTCACAAACTCAACATAGGTGTTCGGCTCAAGTTGTATTTCCCCAAATAATAACGGAGGTTCAGCATGCGTTTTAACATTCGTTTGGGCTGTCTCCTGCTCCTGGTCGGCGCACTATGCGTCTTCCATCCGGGCGATGGGATGGCAGCTACAACAGGAAAAGTTACCGGTGTCGTGACAGATGCCCAGGGTGAGGCACTACCCGGCGTCAACGTCGTAGTAAAAGGCACGCGGCGCGGCGCTGTAACCGATACAGACGGCTATTTTTTAATATTAGCTGTCGATCCGGGCGTGCATGAAGTGGAAGCATCCCTGGTAGGCTACCGCACCGAAACCATACAAAACGTGCTGGTACAGGTCGAATTGACCACCACAGTGAATATCGTACTCCAGGAAGCAGCCGTAGAACTCGGCGAACTGGTCGTCATTGCCGAGCGGCCTGCCGTGGAACCCGATAAAACCGTGAGTCGCTATATCGTAGGCGTCGAACAGGTCGAACAGGTTCCCCTCGCGCGAAACGCGGCAGAAGTCATCGAATTGCAGCCGGGCGTATCCCTGGACGGCGCCCTGCGCATTCGCGCAAGCCATACCGCCTCGGTAACCAATGGCACCAATGAAGTCTTTGTGGAAATCGACGGCATTCGCCTGTCCAACGACGATGGCGTAGCCGAAAACAACACAGCCTCACAGGTCAACAGCCTGGCGCGCGGGGCATTGCAAGAAGTCGCCGTCGTAACCGGCGGCATGAACGCCGAATACGGCAATGCACAGGGCGGCGTAATCAGCCTGGTGAGCCGCGAAGCCAAAGAGCGATACGGTGGCCTGGGCGAATACCGCCTGACCCTGCCGGGGCTAAAGCACTGGGGTGCGAACGTCTATAACAGTCCGCTGTTAGAAGGCAAAACCCCGGATACCGGCAATCCCAATATAGATTCAACGCCTTCGGATTACGACAAAGCATTGGGACATTTTTTGGAGGGCAACGTCTCCGGACCAATTAACCCACAACTCGGATTCTTCCTCAGCACCTATACAGATCGGCAGGCATCCGTTTTTCCAGGTCCCACCAATCACGCGCCCTTTAACCTGAACACATCGGCCAATGCGACCTATCGGCCGGGAGACAAGTACAAAATTAAGCTCGGCACCACATGGGTGTACAAAGACGGATTCAACAACGGCTCGACCAGTGTGGTACGCGGTCCGGGCGGCGCAACCACGGGCGTGCCACCGGGCGGGGTGCGGGGCATATCGGAAAGCGGGCGCAACCTCTACCTGCCCGCAGGGTATAGCTCCTCGGGCAAGTCGCCACGCACAGATCGGGTATTTTACGGCGTCTTGACACACACCATATCGCCCAAAACATTTTACGAAGTCCGCGTATCTTTCCAGAGCACATCCCTCGATAC
This Gemmatimonadota bacterium DNA region includes the following protein-coding sequences:
- a CDS encoding outer membrane beta-barrel protein codes for the protein MRFIIAALLSLALVGPGVAEVNGTWSVGVTGQYDMPLFKLNQWFPSGGIDIGGTISRINNPTWTFELDARYAKYGSGELENRRFLWSVDLQEYASSNASSEMTWFTVTANYLYHFNGGGEKLNTGGGAPYFVIGSGFYHYNNEISGLIYPGQSGTLDTNLIQRPESDVRTALGVNAGVGVEYFASQNFAFDLRAQYHVIWGHVRPLEAWGLQEAFPFHKLNIGVRLKLYFPK